The Pseudomonadota bacterium genome includes the window CCAAATTGCTCAGTGCGGTCTTGAACCATCGCCATTAACCCCCAATTCATTGGAAGTTGAGTCGGGCCCGAAGAATTCGGTTGCCCGTAAATTGTTTTTGTTGAAGTGCGCGCAGCCCGATTGCGCGCAAGACGGAGCCTCAGTTATGAGCAACCAGCAAGACGATCACGAACTACGCCAACCCGATGCCGAGACCGCAGGAGCGAGCTCCGGTGCTTACGCCACTATCGACGCGGTAGAAACGCATTCAGAAAACGCCGGAGATGCGGGCGCCTCAGATTCCGTTGTGCTGCAAGGACAACTCGCGGAGCTGGAGCAGAAAGCGCAGCAAAACTGGGATTTGTATGTTCGAGCCAAGGCTGAGATGGACAACATCCGCCGGCGCGGCGAACGCGATCTGGAAAATGCCCACAAGTTTGCATTGGAGCGCTTTGTTCAGGACCTGTTGCCGGTGAGGGATAGCCTGGAGCTGGCGGTGGCGGCATCTAA containing:
- the grpE gene encoding nucleotide exchange factor GrpE, whose protein sequence is MSNQQDDHELRQPDAETAGASSGAYATIDAVETHSENAGDAGASDSVVLQGQLAELEQKAQQNWDLYVRAKAEMDNIRRRGERDLENAHKFALERFVQDLLPVRDSLELAVAASKGEDPAVVAIREGVELTLKMLWGVLEKHGCQEINPMGESFNPDLHQAVSMQESADAAPDTVLAVMQKGYALNDRLIRPAMVVVSRGT